A stretch of DNA from Spirosoma endbachense:
TCACGTCCGTACCCACTTCAATCCGTTCATCATCATCCATACCACCCAGTAAAAAGCCAAAGTAAGGTCCAATACCGCCAACCAGTTTGCCATTACCTACCTCGTATTTATAGACGGCCTGAATGGGTACTTCGAGATAAGTCAGGCTTGTTCTGTATTTATCAAAACCATCACTAAGGGTTCCCCCTTTAAAACTGAGCAGTAACTCTGGCCGAATGAAGAAGTTGTCGTTAACGGTGTATTCGGCAACCCCACCCACGTGCACGCCAAATAAACCACTGGTATTGACACTGAGGCCGGATGCACTTACCTGTAACTTAGATGTTTGTAGGCCGCCCGTCAGCCCAAAACGAAGTTGAGCATAAGTTGACAGGTGAAAGCAAATCAGCGATGTGGTCAGAAGCAGTATTTTTTTCATTTGATTGATTGGTTTGAAGGTAAAAACGGTGTGGATTAACGCGTATAGCGGGGTTTCACTTTCCAGATATTATAATTTTTATCCGCATTGGAATAGAAATACACGGTACCATCCGGGCCAAAGCAGGGGTCGCCCTCATCCGTATCGCCCTGGGTAAGCTGAATCAGATCGGTACCTTCCACTTTCATGACATAGAGGTGATGATTTCTCTTTTTGGGGTTTTCGCGGTTGCTGACGAAAGCGATGTATTTCCCATCCGTCGAGAAGGCGCCATCCTTGTTGTTGTAGTCGCCATTGGTGAGCTGGGCTTTCTGGCCTGTTTTAAGGTCCATCGTAAATACCTGTACAACTTTCCCAACTTTGGCGTTGTAAATAATTTTCGTGTTATCATTCGGATTGAGCGCCAGGTGCCCTCCTTCGGTTAAGACCGTGAAATTGCCGCCTTTTGCATCCATCGAGCAGATCATCCGGCTTCGGCCCATAATCGTTGTGAAGTAAATTTTGCTCATGTCCCGCGTGATAACAGGCTCAGCATCATCTTCTCCCATTTCGCCCTGCGACACATAGTTCAGGCCAACGCCGGCCAGACTGGAACGAACAATGACCGCACGCACCGGTTTGACGTACGAGAATAGAATACCGGAATTGTTTGGCATCCAGGTCGGATAAGCCGCATCGGTAACCAGTGGGTTCGTAACGGGTGAACCAATTTCCTTCTTGATGATCCGGAGTTTTTTATCCGTCTTGGCCATCAGATTGCCGGTCTCCGAGAGTGTGAAATAGGTAGTCTTTTCCAGGCTATTATAGAGCAGCAGTTTTCCATCGGGGCTAATGCGCGGATAAAATTCCTGCCCGGCATCAACGGTTTCCCGCGTGAGCCCCTCTGCATTACCCGTTGGTGCTATTACCATCGACGATTTTTGCGCGTATACGATTCCAGAGAATGAGCCGAGAATCAGGAAAATCAATAGTGCCTTTCGGATGTTCATGACAAGTAAAATCAAGTAATTTAAAAAAATGGCCCCACGTCACCATAGCCTTTATGGCTGTGGGGCTTTTATGGTGTGGTAGAAACGGAAAGCATTGAAACAAGCGAGACTCAATTCATTTTCAGGCTGGCCTTACCTGCTTCCAGGCTCACGACATCAAATTTGATTGCCGGATTTTTGCTGAGTAGATCAACCAGTTCATCGGTAGTGCCCAGGTGTTCGATATGGAGCACACCATCGCTGCCTTTCAGATTTTTCTGAACAGCTTTTACTTTGGAGTTTTTCTTCAGGAACTCGGCCACCGTCGTAAGTTTCGCGTAACTGGTATTGGCAATATCGATATCGGTCACGGCTGCTGCTGGTACGGAAGCAATGGCAGCCGCCGGGCTTGCCGTAGATTTACCACCGCCACCAACTGCGCTTGCAAACTGCACGTTCATGGAACACAACCGTTCGAGCAGATACTGTGTCATGTTCTCGGATGCATTCCGGATGGCAATTTTATTGGCAATCGCTTCAGACACATCAATGCCACCACCTGCTACAGCATTCGTCGCCAGAATCGACCCATCTTCGGTAGCGATGGCCCGAATTTCGAGCCGTGCCCGACAAGACACCATGCCTCCCTGCGAGTTCGTACGTTCCGAAATCGTTTGCCCTGTAACGATGATGTTAGCTCCCATTTTCAGACCGAGCGATGCCATGGCTGCCAGATCGGCCGACGAATCAGCGACCTGTCGCATCTTTCCGTAGATTTTGGGATCAACGACCCGGAAACCCGCTTCGACAAACTGGCGAATTAACTCCGTCTCGGTAGCCGATTGCTCGATCACGACGGGTTTAAACACCGCCGACGAGGCTGTCTGCCGACTGGCTGGCTCTTCTTTTTTCGCATCCCGATTGCGGCCACCAAATATTCCCTTGACCACCTCACTCGCCAGGCCTACATTCGCTTCCCGTTCCTTGAGTGCTATTTCGCGCTCGCGCCGGTTCAGATCGGTCGTTGTATTGTCGCGGGCAGTACCGGCAGTTGTGGCTTCCGTTACCAGAATAATCACTTTAGGAGAGCCATTTCGGAGCATCTGACAGTTTTGGGCCGTGTACCGTTTGATTTCCTTCGGTTTCATCGGCTCAGGCATTTCAATCTGGTCTTTCGCATCCGACATGATCTCAACGGCCTTGATAATGGCCTTCTGGACAGCATCCTGTACAGCACGGTTCTCGGTAGAGCCACCAATTGCCAGGCCATTTGCTCCGCCGAGTTTCATACCCCGGAACCCCGACGAATTGCCTTTCATGTTGATATCACGGCTGAAAAGCAGTTCGCCTGTTTGCGGATTGAGCAGTTTCAGCGTAAAGCCTAGCGTTGCCGTATTGCCGCCAAAATTGAATCCACCCACCTGCGTCGATTTGTTACCCTCAGTGAAGTCAGTCACCTCGCCCGTCACAACTAGCTGTGCTCCAACCATTTTACCAGCCTGTGGGCCAGAACCATCCGTAAAACCATCCTGACCAAAAGCCATTTCGCCGGTCGCATCACCCACATTGCGGTTCATTTCCATAACCCGGAAGCAGTTGGTCTGCTGAATGGCCGAAGTCAGCATTGTGGCTAGTTCATCGCCAAATGTTGAGTTAGCCTGGGCCGATTTAGTCGATACATTAAACCGGGCCACTTTCACTACCACGCGTTTGTCACGGGCAAGTCCTTTGCATTTTTCAGCGACTTTTTCGAGTGTGATCTCAGGCGTTTTCTGAGCGGCTA
This window harbors:
- a CDS encoding porin family protein produces the protein MKKILLLTTSLICFHLSTYAQLRFGLTGGLQTSKLQVSASGLSVNTSGLFGVHVGGVAEYTVNDNFFIRPELLLSFKGGTLSDGFDKYRTSLTYLEVPIQAVYKYEVGNGKLVGGIGPYFGFLLGGMDDDERIEVGTDVKALDAGLRLLGGYELTEKNLMLNLFYNVGLANINPSARGKLKNSTFGLSVTYFLGER
- a CDS encoding DUF5050 domain-containing protein, whose translation is MNIRKALLIFLILGSFSGIVYAQKSSMVIAPTGNAEGLTRETVDAGQEFYPRISPDGKLLLYNSLEKTTYFTLSETGNLMAKTDKKLRIIKKEIGSPVTNPLVTDAAYPTWMPNNSGILFSYVKPVRAVIVRSSLAGVGLNYVSQGEMGEDDAEPVITRDMSKIYFTTIMGRSRMICSMDAKGGNFTVLTEGGHLALNPNDNTKIIYNAKVGKVVQVFTMDLKTGQKAQLTNGDYNNKDGAFSTDGKYIAFVSNRENPKKRNHHLYVMKVEGTDLIQLTQGDTDEGDPCFGPDGTVYFYSNADKNYNIWKVKPRYTR
- a CDS encoding CsgG/HfaB family protein, coding for MVKLIRNGWLVLPLLMLLTSPLAAQKTPEITLEKVAEKCKGLARDKRVVVKVARFNVSTKSAQANSTFGDELATMLTSAIQQTNCFRVMEMNRNVGDATGEMAFGQDGFTDGSGPQAGKMVGAQLVVTGEVTDFTEGNKSTQVGGFNFGGNTATLGFTLKLLNPQTGELLFSRDINMKGNSSGFRGMKLGGANGLAIGGSTENRAVQDAVQKAIIKAVEIMSDAKDQIEMPEPMKPKEIKRYTAQNCQMLRNGSPKVIILVTEATTAGTARDNTTTDLNRREREIALKEREANVGLASEVVKGIFGGRNRDAKKEEPASRQTASSAVFKPVVIEQSATETELIRQFVEAGFRVVDPKIYGKMRQVADSSADLAAMASLGLKMGANIIVTGQTISERTNSQGGMVSCRARLEIRAIATEDGSILATNAVAGGGIDVSEAIANKIAIRNASENMTQYLLERLCSMNVQFASAVGGGGKSTASPAAAIASVPAAAVTDIDIANTSYAKLTTVAEFLKKNSKVKAVQKNLKGSDGVLHIEHLGTTDELVDLLSKNPAIKFDVVSLEAGKASLKMN